Proteins encoded together in one Syntrophales bacterium window:
- a CDS encoding PAS domain-containing protein produces the protein MILVRKRDLLVLTILFCFIVIFGEIKFFTALKSIEVHTNLVLKYELENFIFASVVILLIVLLFFINFVRMSDNVLKRLDKMVELSQYGKYDITQHLDEMGQIGKRVKYLLFHLNNLNEMKTVKISSLSRVSDFLVDRADEEMFILDCRGTIINCSEKLAKEVEVNKKDINGKNIKDFFKQVDFENIYRELESKRSKIDKDDITLDIKGKDNERKITFIPIMNSMEHIAYIVGIMGGDKPF, from the coding sequence ATGATTCTTGTAAGGAAAAGAGATTTATTGGTTCTGACGATACTTTTCTGCTTTATAGTCATTTTCGGTGAAATAAAATTTTTCACCGCGCTTAAAAGCATAGAAGTTCATACAAACCTTGTTTTAAAATATGAACTCGAAAACTTCATATTTGCTTCTGTAGTCATTCTTCTGATAGTGCTTTTATTTTTCATTAATTTTGTGAGAATGAGCGATAATGTATTGAAACGGCTGGATAAGATGGTTGAATTATCCCAGTACGGGAAATATGATATAACCCAGCACCTGGATGAGATGGGGCAGATAGGAAAGAGAGTAAAATATCTATTATTTCACCTTAATAATTTAAATGAAATGAAGACCGTAAAGATAAGCTCTCTGTCCCGGGTAAGCGATTTTTTGGTGGATAGAGCAGATGAAGAGATGTTTATTTTAGACTGCCGTGGCACTATTATTAATTGTTCCGAAAAACTTGCAAAAGAAGTAGAAGTTAACAAAAAAGATATCAATGGAAAAAACATTAAAGATTTCTTCAAGCAGGTCGATTTTGAGAATATTTACCGTGAACTTGAGAGTAAACGCTCAAAAATAGATAAAGATGATATAACTCTTGATATAAAAGGCAAGGACAATGAAAGAAAAATAACCTTTATTCCGATTATGAATTCCATGGAGCATATCGCTTATATTGTTGGCATCATGGGAGGGGATAAACCATTTTAG
- a CDS encoding NAD(+)/NADH kinase, with translation MGIEKIGIIANVGKEKALEYASRLKEWILKKNLGVFLEKEVAEKLGEASGLECEELASLVDIIVVLGGDGTILRAARSVKKFDVPVLGINLGEFGFLTEVNLDEMFDAMEVVFSGKHQTDKRMMLDVTINRKQKCISESVVLNDAVINRGNLSRIIELRTFVDGRYMTTFKADGIIVSTPTGSTAYSLSAGGPLISPELDSIIINPICAHTLTNRPVVFPDSVNIEVILWTKEKGATLTLDGQDSVTLKSGDIIIIKKSEYYTNLIVSPHRDYLEILRTKLGWGGLPPGVNRD, from the coding sequence ATGGGTATTGAAAAGATAGGGATAATAGCAAATGTCGGCAAGGAAAAGGCTTTGGAGTATGCCTCACGATTGAAAGAGTGGATTTTAAAAAAGAATTTGGGGGTCTTTCTGGAGAAGGAAGTAGCTGAAAAGCTGGGGGAGGCTTCCGGGCTTGAATGTGAAGAACTTGCATCTTTAGTAGATATAATTGTTGTCTTAGGCGGGGATGGAACGATTCTTCGCGCGGCGCGTTCTGTTAAGAAATTTGATGTGCCTGTCCTCGGCATCAATTTAGGGGAATTCGGTTTTTTGACGGAGGTCAATTTAGATGAAATGTTTGATGCGATGGAGGTAGTTTTTAGTGGAAAGCATCAAACTGATAAGAGAATGATGCTCGATGTTACAATAAACAGGAAACAAAAATGCATAAGCGAGAGCGTTGTCCTCAATGATGCTGTAATCAACAGAGGAAATCTTTCCAGGATAATTGAACTGAGAACGTTTGTTGATGGTCGGTATATGACCACCTTTAAGGCAGATGGGATTATTGTATCTACGCCTACAGGTTCCACGGCATATTCCCTTTCTGCCGGGGGGCCGCTTATTTCTCCTGAACTTGATTCAATAATTATTAATCCTATATGCGCACATACATTGACAAATAGACCGGTGGTTTTTCCCGATAGTGTCAATATAGAGGTTATTTTGTGGACGAAAGAGAAAGGAGCAACATTGACCCTGGATGGACAGGATTCGGTTACGTTGAAGTCGGGGGATATAATTATTATAAAAAAATCTGAATATTATACAAATCTTATTGTTTCTCCTCACAGAGACTACTTGGAGATCTTACGGACCAAGTTAGGGTGGGGCGGATTGCCGCCGGGTGTGAATAGAGATTGA
- a CDS encoding TrkA family potassium uptake protein, with translation MQKETLYAVFGLGTFGQEVCRALSEKGSKVIAVDKDPKLIDKIKDSVTQAVLLDSTDEDALRNVGLQDVDVAVVAIGDSVDGSILTTVLLKNIGVPYIIARAISDVHAQVLQKVGATEVLNIAVQQGRRLAQRILAPDMVEMIPISDDHSIAEIKIPSGFVEKSLRDIGLRKKYHVTLVSIRRIETTIDEMGNPRKEELILYPTPDDILKINDSLVVLGSDKDIENLKEL, from the coding sequence ATGCAGAAAGAAACACTTTATGCTGTGTTTGGCCTTGGCACGTTTGGTCAGGAAGTATGTAGGGCCTTATCCGAAAAAGGATCAAAAGTTATAGCTGTTGATAAGGATCCAAAACTTATCGACAAGATAAAAGACTCTGTGACTCAGGCTGTGCTTTTAGACAGTACGGACGAAGATGCCTTGAGAAATGTCGGTCTGCAGGATGTGGATGTAGCAGTTGTTGCTATAGGAGATAGTGTGGACGGGAGCATTTTAACAACAGTTTTACTTAAAAATATCGGTGTTCCATATATTATAGCCCGCGCGATCTCAGATGTTCATGCACAGGTGCTTCAAAAGGTGGGTGCTACTGAAGTCCTCAATATCGCTGTTCAGCAGGGAAGAAGGCTTGCCCAGAGGATATTAGCTCCCGATATGGTCGAAATGATACCGATCTCTGATGATCATTCGATCGCCGAAATAAAAATTCCTTCGGGATTTGTAGAAAAATCCCTGAGAGACATAGGTCTGAGGAAAAAATACCATGTGACACTTGTGTCCATAAGGAGGATTGAAACTACTATAGATGAAATGGGGAACCCCAGGAAAGAAGAATTGATCTTGTATCCGACACCGGATGATATTTTGAAGATAAACGATAGTTTAGTCGTTTTAGGAAGCGATAAAGATATCGAAAACCTTAAGGAGCTTTAA
- the recN gene encoding DNA repair protein RecN, with protein sequence MLIELNIRNFAIIDELQVSLTGGLNVITGETGAGKSIIIGAVGLLLGDRASSDLIRSAEETATVEALFDISNKEQLKEKLMSSGLYEGDELVVKRIVARSGKNRVYINGNLSTLNMLSTLAESLVNISGQHEHQIILNAENHIDILDEFGDILSLRSEFTNLYHEYQNLKSRLNELEFINRESGKREEFLRFQLKEIEDAGITVGEDLSLSREKNILSNAKRLAEYAAESHETLYGKGGSILEELGGTIKNIKEIKKIDPDLKVSEQGLDSIFFSLEDIAFTLRDYVKNISFEPDRLVEIEDRLEYLGRLKRKYGKTLEEVLETKKSVEKELKNISSLEEDIKRLSEQIFSKETFLLERGKELSQRRHEVAEVLKEALESEIHALGMANTRFEVSFNETVEDKVGSKGIDIIEFYLSTNVGEELKPLNRIASGGELSRIVLAMKKSLAGTGAVDTIIFDEVDSGIGGAMAGIVGRKLKEVSKRHQVICITHLPQIACFGDSHFLVSKRVSGERTNTQISVLSESDRLDEITRMLSGLKMTEKTREHAREMLKASRS encoded by the coding sequence ATGTTGATTGAGCTGAATATTAGAAATTTTGCTATCATCGATGAGCTTCAGGTATCTCTTACGGGGGGTCTTAATGTCATTACCGGTGAAACCGGTGCAGGCAAGTCTATCATCATCGGTGCTGTCGGTCTTCTTCTTGGAGACAGGGCATCCTCCGATTTGATAAGATCCGCTGAAGAAACAGCTACGGTAGAGGCACTTTTTGATATAAGCAACAAGGAGCAATTGAAAGAAAAATTGATGAGTAGCGGTTTATATGAGGGGGATGAACTTGTTGTTAAGAGAATTGTGGCGCGTTCGGGTAAAAACAGGGTTTATATCAATGGAAACCTGTCCACATTGAACATGCTTTCCACGTTAGCCGAATCGCTGGTTAATATATCCGGTCAGCATGAACATCAAATTATACTAAATGCCGAAAACCACATAGATATACTGGACGAATTTGGCGATATCCTGTCATTGCGGTCTGAATTTACAAATCTTTATCATGAGTATCAAAATTTAAAATCGAGGCTCAATGAGCTTGAGTTTATCAACCGCGAGAGCGGAAAGCGCGAAGAATTCCTCAGGTTTCAATTAAAGGAGATAGAGGATGCGGGTATTACGGTTGGGGAAGATTTGTCTCTATCACGAGAAAAGAATATCCTCAGCAATGCGAAGAGGTTGGCAGAATATGCCGCTGAGTCCCATGAGACCCTTTATGGTAAAGGTGGGTCCATACTGGAAGAGCTCGGCGGGACGATAAAGAACATAAAAGAGATAAAAAAAATTGATCCTGATTTGAAGGTATCCGAGCAGGGGCTCGATTCTATATTTTTTAGCCTTGAGGATATTGCTTTTACCCTGAGAGATTATGTAAAAAATATATCCTTTGAACCTGACAGGCTTGTGGAGATTGAAGACAGACTGGAGTATTTAGGAAGGCTTAAACGTAAATACGGCAAGACGCTGGAAGAGGTATTGGAGACAAAAAAAAGTGTTGAAAAGGAACTAAAAAATATATCATCTTTGGAAGAAGATATTAAACGGCTCTCAGAGCAGATTTTTTCAAAAGAGACGTTTTTGCTGGAAAGAGGAAAGGAGCTTTCTCAAAGGCGGCATGAGGTTGCTGAAGTTCTAAAAGAGGCGTTGGAGAGCGAGATTCATGCGTTGGGAATGGCAAATACGAGATTTGAAGTTTCATTTAATGAAACTGTTGAAGATAAAGTTGGCTCAAAAGGTATTGATATAATTGAATTTTATCTATCAACAAATGTGGGGGAAGAATTAAAGCCCTTGAACAGGATAGCTTCCGGCGGAGAGCTTTCCAGAATAGTGCTGGCAATGAAGAAATCTCTGGCCGGAACCGGTGCCGTTGATACAATTATATTTGATGAGGTGGACAGTGGCATAGGTGGTGCGATGGCCGGGATTGTCGGCAGGAAACTCAAGGAGGTATCAAAGCGTCATCAGGTTATATGTATTACCCATCTTCCCCAGATTGCCTGTTTTGGGGATAGCCACTTTCTTGTTTCAAAGAGGGTTTCGGGGGAAAGAACAAACACTCAAATATCCGTCCTCTCTGAGTCGGACCGTCTCGATGAGATTACCAGGATGCTCAGTGGACTTAAGATGACCGAAAAGACCAGGGAACATGCTCGTGAGATGCTGAAAGCCTCACGGAGTTGA